Proteins found in one Panicum hallii strain FIL2 chromosome 4, PHallii_v3.1, whole genome shotgun sequence genomic segment:
- the LOC112888423 gene encoding probable inactive purple acid phosphatase 28 isoform X1: MAASHLTALVSLLPPCLLALLLLRLATVLDPDPDAAAPRVKAAAPLPLRFRHDGAFKILQVADMHFGNGAATRCRDVAPDGGGARCSDLNTTRFLRRVIEAERPDLIAFTGDNIFGGSATDAAESLLRAISPAMAYKVPWAAILGNHDQESTMTREELMTFMSLMDYSVSQVNPPGFLVHGFGNYHIGVHGPFGSELVNTSLLNLYFLDSGDREVVNGVKTYGWIKESQLAWLRATSLELQKTLLAPALAFFHIPIPEVRGLWYSGFKGQYQEGVACSSVNSGVLGTLVSMGDVKAVLLGHDHLNDFCGNLNGIWFCYGGGFGYHGYGRPHWPRRARVIYSELKKGQRSWMEAESIQTWKLLDDEKLSKIDEQVLWRRSTDDSDHNILSRPGA; this comes from the exons ATGGCCGCGTCCCACCTGACAGCGCTCGTCTCCCTCCTGCCCCCCTGCCTGCTCGCCCTGCTGCTCCTCCGCCTTGCCACCGTGCTGGACCCGGACcccgacgccgccgcgccccgcgtCAAGGCGGCCGCGCCGCTCCCCCTCCGCTTCCGCCATGACGGCGCCTTCAAGATCCTCCAG GTGGCGGACATGCACTTCGggaacggcgccgccacgcGCTGCCGGGACGTGgcgccggacggcggcggcgcgcgctgcTCCGACCTCAACACCACGCGGTTCCTGCGCCGGGTCATCGAGGCGGAGAGGCCCGACCTCATCGCCTTCACAG GGGACAACATATTTGGGGGCAGTGCAACTGATGCAGCAGAGTCACTACTAAGGGCAATCAGCCCTGCCATGGCATACAAGGTACCATGGGCTGCCATTTTAGGTAATCATGACCAAGAGTCAACAATGACCCGAGAGGAGTTGATGACGTTCATGTCTCTGATGGATTACTCAGTATCTCAAGTAAACCCACCTGGGTTTTTGGTACATGGGTTTGGCAATTATCATATAGGCGTTCATGGGCCTTTTGGCTCTGAGTTGGTCAATACTAGCCTGCTTAACCTTTATTTCCTGGATAGTGGGGATCGTGAAGTGGTCAATGGAGTTAAAACATACGGATGGATCAAAGAATCTCAACTCGCCTGGCTTCGTGCTACTTCGCTGGAGCTTCAG AAAACTTTACTTGCTCCTGCATTAGCGTTCTTCCACATCCCAATTCCAGAGGTCCGAGGACTCTGGTATTCAGGCTTCAAGGGTCAGTATCAGGAGGGAGTGGCTTGCTCATCTGTAAATTCCGGTGTCCTTGGCACCCTCGTCTCTATGGGAGATGTAAAAGCCGTCTTGCTTGGTCATGATCATCTTAATGATTTTTGTGGTAACCTCAATGGGATATGGTTCTGTTATGGCGGTGGCTTTGGTTATCATGGCTATGGAAGACCCCATTGGCCAAGGAGAGCTCGGGTAATTTATAGTGAACTCAAGAAAGGACAGAGATCGTGGATGGAAGCCGAGTCAATCCAGACTTGGAAGCTGCTAGATGATGAAAAGCTTTCCAAAATTGATGAGCAGGTTCTCTGGAGACGCAGTACAGATGATTCTGACCACAATATCTTGTCAAGACCAGGAGCATAA
- the LOC112888423 gene encoding probable inactive purple acid phosphatase 28 isoform X2 yields MAASHLTALVSLLPPCLLALLLLRLATVLDPDPDAAAPRVKAAAPLPLRFRHDGAFKILQVADMHFGNGAATRCRDVAPDGGGARCSDLNTTRFLRRVIEAERPDLIAFTGDNIFGGSATDAAESLLRAISPAMAYKVPWAAILVGIVKWSMELKHTDGSKNLNSPGFVLLRWSFRKLYLLLH; encoded by the exons ATGGCCGCGTCCCACCTGACAGCGCTCGTCTCCCTCCTGCCCCCCTGCCTGCTCGCCCTGCTGCTCCTCCGCCTTGCCACCGTGCTGGACCCGGACcccgacgccgccgcgccccgcgtCAAGGCGGCCGCGCCGCTCCCCCTCCGCTTCCGCCATGACGGCGCCTTCAAGATCCTCCAG GTGGCGGACATGCACTTCGggaacggcgccgccacgcGCTGCCGGGACGTGgcgccggacggcggcggcgcgcgctgcTCCGACCTCAACACCACGCGGTTCCTGCGCCGGGTCATCGAGGCGGAGAGGCCCGACCTCATCGCCTTCACAG GGGACAACATATTTGGGGGCAGTGCAACTGATGCAGCAGAGTCACTACTAAGGGCAATCAGCCCTGCCATGGCATACAAGGTACCATGGGCTGCCATTTTAG TGGGGATCGTGAAGTGGTCAATGGAGTTAAAACATACGGATGGATCAAAGAATCTCAACTCGCCTGGCTTCGTGCTACTTCGCTGGAGCTTCAG AAAACTTTACTTGCTCCTGCATTAG
- the LOC112890191 gene encoding GATA transcription factor 20-like isoform X2, translating to MSHHDGSKPYQPRRGPERAPQPADEVAAPPPAAVAPAVDHLAAVAAEAEALNRYTEHQHQQQQQQLQGHEQVGEEEEDEDEEEDEMEDDEDEQEGQDGAVGGEHVPMDADAAAAAAAAAAAAGAQMDPHAAMVPGAVPPMAPNQLTLSFQGEVYVFDSVSPDKVQAVLLLLGGRELNNAGLANAASSSGAYNKRLNFPHRVASLMRFREKRKERNFDKKIRYTVRKEVALRMQRNRGQFTSSKPKPDEIAASEMATADGSPNWGSVEGRPPSAAECHHCGTSATATPMMRRGPDGPRTLCNACGLMWANKGLLRDLSKAPVPLQAVQSAPLLDGGNGSVIGNPGGGLENPASAMANGHESST from the exons ATGTCCCACCACGACGGCAGCAAGCCCTACCAGCCGCGCCGGGGTCCCGAGCGGGCCCCGCAGCCGGCGGACGAGGTCGCCgctccgccccccgccgccgtcgccccggcGGTGGACCACCTCGCCGCGGTGGCCGCCGAGGCGGAGGCGCTGAACCGCTACACCGAGCATcagcatcagcagcagcagcagcagcttcagGGGCACGAGCAGGtcggggaggaagaggaggacgaggacgaggaggaagatgagatggaggacgacgaggacgaGCAGGAAGGGCAGGACGGCGCCGTCGGCGGGGAGCACGTCCCCATGGACGCGgatgctgctgccgctgccgcagCGGCCGCGGCTGCTGCCGGCGCTCAGATGGACCCGCACGCGGCGATGGTGCCTGGGGCCGTGCCGCCTATGGCGCCGAACCAGCTCACCCTCTCGTTCCAAGGCGAGGTCTACGTGTTTGATTCCGTCTCACCTGATAAG GTCCAAGCCGTTCTCTTACTGCTTGGAGGAAGGGAGCTGAACAACGCAGGACTGGCCAACGCAGCATCGTCCTCTGGAGCATACAATAAG AGGTTGAATTTTCCTCATCGGGTGGCATCATTGATGAGGTTTAGGGAGAAGCGGAAGGAGCGGAACTTTGATAAGAAGATCCGCTACACTGTAAGGAAGGAAGTTGCACTTAG GATGCAGCGCAATCGAGGTCAGTTTACATCTTCAAAACCAAAGCCTGATGAAATAGCAGCATCAGAAATGGCGACTGCAGATGGCTCCCCAAATTGGGGGTCAGTGGAAGGCCGACCTCCATCTGCTGCCGA ATGCCATCACTGTGGTACTAGTGCAACAGCTACACCTATGATGCGTCGTGGACCTGACGGACCAAGAACGTTATGCAATGCTTGTGGCCTAATGTGGGCAAATAAG GGTCTGCTGAGGGACTTGTCAAAAGCTCCTGTGCCTCTTCAAGCTGTGCAATCAGCGCCTCTTCTAGATGGTGGT AATGGAAGTGTCATAGGGAATCCTGGTGGTGGGCTAGAGAATCCTGCATCAGCGATGGCCAATGGCCATGAGTCATCAACGTGA
- the LOC112889122 gene encoding serrate RNA effector molecule-like produces MADVLDPSSDAPRARRPPPPPPDSPEDRSPQLPPPPPGGPPAASRKRSRSPPPPPSSLPPPPPPPLGSSRPQRYRDHRGGGRGGSSPSPPPYRGSRRHSPPRRSPSPPFKRSRRDEGYDRRGGRGSPPRYGRGYDYERGGGRGGYDDDRNHGRYPNRAPDWHDSGYGAANDGPGITQREGLMTYKQFMQVLEDDISPSEAERRYQEYKTEYITTQKRAYFDLHKNEDWLKDKYHPTNLLSVIERRNERCKVMAKDFFLDLQNGTLDLGPGITAGAASKPGSGGDGNSDDDMDSDKRRKHGKDSSKGADSLSGAPKAHPVSSESRRIQADIEHTLALVRKLDAEKGIEGNVLSSGDHDKPDVDKSHIGSMGPIIIIRGLTTVKGLEGVELLDTILTYLWRIHGVDYYGTSESHEAKGLRHVRVDNKTSNTSDVNAADWEKKLDTFWQERLNGQDPLVTLTAKDKIDAAAVEVLEPYVRKIRDEKYGWKYGCGAKGCTKLFHAPEFVHKHLRLKHPDIVLESTSKVREDLYFQNYMNDPNAPGGTPVMQQSAPERGRRRPGMDSRLRFDRVNNRDNDKAEGGRYGRGDRSPSHDGPDDQMLDAFRGRGSNAPFVAEFPAPPILMPVPGAGPLGPFVPAPPEIAMHMLREQGPPPPFEPNGAPHGNTGMLGPMMGGPAPIITMPPNFRHDPRRLRSYNDLDAPDEEVTVLDYRSL; encoded by the exons ATGGCCGACGTGCTTGACCCCTCCTCcgacgcgccgcgcgcgcgccgccctccgccccctcctccAGACAGCCCGGAGGACCGCTCGCCGCAgctgcccccgcccccgcccggcgGACCCCCGGCGGCCAGCCGGAAGcggagccgctcgccgccgccgccgccttcctccctcccgccgccgccgccgccgccgctcggctcgTCGCGGCCCCAGAGGTACCGGGAccaccgcggcggcgggcggggcgggaGCAGCCCCAGCCCGCCGCCGTACCGGGGCAGCCGCCGGCACTCGCCGCCCAGGAGGTCCCCGTCGCCGCCGTTCAAGCGGTCGCGGCGGGACGAAGGGTACGACCGCCGCGGGGGCCGCGGGAGCCCGCCGCGCTACGG GCGAGGTTATGACTACGAGCGAGGTGGAGGCAGAGGTGGGTATGATGATGACAGGAATCATGGCAGGTATCCGAATCGTGCTCCAG ATTGGCATGATTCAGGGTATGGGGCGGCCAATGATGGTCCAGGGATCACCCAGAG GGAAGGTTTGATGACATACAAACAGTTCATGCAAGTTCTAGAGGATGATATTTCACCAAGTGAAGCTGAACGCAG GTATCAAGAATATAAAACCGAGTATATCACTACTCAAAAACGTGCTTATTTTGATCTCCACAAGAATGAAGACTG GTTAAAAGACAAGTACCACCCAACCAACTTATTATCTGTTATTGAAAG GAGGAATGAACGTTGCAAGGTTATGGCAAAGGATTTCTTTCTTGATCTACAAAATGGAACTCTGGACCT AGGCCCTGGAATAACTGCAGGTGCAGCAAGTAAGCCAGGAAGCGGTGGTGATGGAAATTCTGACGATGATATGGACAGTGACAAGAGAAGAAAGCATGGGAAAGATTCCTCTAAAGGAGCAGATTCACTTTCTGGTGCACCCAAAGCTCATCCAGTTAGTTCCGAATCACGTCGAATTCAAGCTGACATAGAGCACACTCTAGCTCTTGTGCGTAAGCTTGATGCTGAGAAGGGCATTGAGGGAAATGTACTTTCAAGTGGTGATCATGACAAGCCAGATGTTGACAAGTCACATATTGGATCCATGGGACCTATAATTATAATCAGAGGCTTAACGACAGTCAAAGGTTTGGAAGGTGTTGAGCTTCTAGACACTATTCTTACCTATTTATGGCGTATTCATGGCGTTGATTACTATGGCACCTCAGAGTCACATGAGGCCAAAGGCCTTCGTCATGTGAGAGTAGACAATAAGACTTCTAACACATCTGATGTCAATGCTGCTGATTGGGAGAAGAAGCTGGATACTTTCTGGCAGGAAAGATTGAATGGTCAGGACCCCCTGGTCACACTAACTGCCAAGGATAAAATTGATGCAGCAGCTGTTGAAGTTTTAGAACCTTATGTCAGAAAAATCAGGGATGAAAAATATGGATGGAAATATGGCTGTGGAGCCAAGGGCTGCACTAAACTTTTTCATGCTCCTGAGTTTGTCCACAAACATTTGAGGCTCAAGCATCCAGACATTGTGTTAGAGTCGACTTCAAAAGTTCGAGAGGatctttatttccaaaactacaTGAA TGATCCTAATGCACCAGGTGGGACACCAGTTATGCAACAGTCTGCACCG GAGAGAGGAAGACGGAGACCTGGCATGGACAGTCGTCTGAGATTTGACCGTGTTAATAATAGAGACAATGACAAGGCAGAGGGAGGCCGATATGGTAGAGGTGATCGCTCTCCGAGCCATGACGGGCCTGATGATCAGATGCTTGATGCTTTCCGTGGACGGGGCTCTAATGCTCCTTTTGTTGCTGAATTTCCCGCTCCACCAATATTAATGCCTGTACCTGGTGCTGG TCCCTTGGGACCATTTGTTCCTGCACCTCCAGAGATAGCAATGCATATGCTGAGAGAGCAAGGGCCACCTCCTCCGTTTGAACCTAATGGTGCACCTCATGGGAACACGGGAATGCTCGGGCCAATGATGGGTGGGCCAGCACCGATTATAACTATGCCTCCAAATTTCCGTCATGATCCTCGCCGTTTGCGAAG TTACAATGACCTTGATGCTCCTGATGAGGAAGTCACTGTCCTTGACTACAGAAGCTTGTAG
- the LOC112890865 gene encoding uncharacterized protein LOC112890865: MEFTREVVVPAAPRSLDGYCHSCLITSAGRRLERLLGNIGSLVEEAEGRHITNHHLLAHLKALASGMYRGRFALEVTDLDDASNAVGHDGGGGGGDAAVAVTVVGQRSLALRSSFNSAKRYRATSLILGGGGDDGMERLAAAVDELESLTREYTRGQGGRPDQTMWESDGPEYLAGVRRILGEPRFSAGRSLLVFEEVWPVDESSWSALASSPSALADGSKLLFTCRDADLARLGTVEPVVLHRLQQEEFWYYFKAFAFGGADPRDYPRIAGVGREISEHLERMFLDARVLGTLLGANFDGRFWRRVLSAIVRCRRRPFHVGVLLELLPVRGRLQSDGYCRSPPKFTVQDVFSAGAADHGGDLEDGFITIHLCRETLYMDHWYSITFNRAVSENARPWCQTKN, encoded by the exons ATGGAGTTCACCAGGGAGGTCGTTGTTCCCGCGGCTCCGAGATCCTTGGACGGGTACTGTCATTCCTGCTTGATAACTTCCGCCGGCCGGCGGCTGGAGCGGCTGCTGGGCAACATCGGCAGCCTGGTCGAAGAGGCCGAGGGCCGCCACATCACCAACCACCACCTCCTCGCGCACCTCAAGGCGCTCGCGTCGGGCATGTACCGCGGCCGCTTCGCTCTCGAGGTCACGGACCTCGACGACGCCAGTAACGCCGTCGGacacgatggcggcggcggcggcggtgacgctGCTGTTGCTGTCACAGTAGTGGGCCAGCGATCTTTGGCGCTGCGCTCGTCGTTCAACAGCGCGAAGCGATACCGCGCCACGAGCTTGAtcttgggcggcggcggcgacgacgggaTGGAGaggctggccgccgccgtcgatgagCTGGAGAGCCTGACGCGCGAGTACACGAGGG GCCAGGGCGGCCGCCCGGACCAGACCATGTGGGAGAGCGACGGGCCGGAGTacctcgccggcgtgcgccgcaTCCTCGGCGAGCCGCGATTCTCGGCGGGGCGGTCCCTGCTCGTGTTCGAGGAAGTCTGGCCCGTCGACGAGTCGTCCTGGAGCGCGCTAGCGTCGTCCCCGAGCGCGCTCGCCGACGGGAGCAAGCTCCTCTTCACGTGCCGCGACGCCGACCTCGCCCGGCTCGGCACGGTGGAGCCAGTGGTGCTCCACCGCCTGCAGCAGGAGGAGTTCTGGTACTACTTCAAGGCGTTCGCGTTCGGCGGCGCCGACCCGCGGGATTACCCTCGGATCGCGGGGGTCGGGCGGGAGATCTCCGAGCACCTGGAGCGCATGTTCCTCGACGCCAGGGTGCTCGGCACGCTGCTCGGGGCCAACTTCGACGGCAGGTTCTGGCGCAGGGTGCTCTCCGCCATTGTCAGGTGCAGGCGCCGGCCGTTCCACGTCGGCGTGCTGCTCGAGCTCCTGCCCGTGCGCGGCCGGCTGCAATCGGACGGATACTGCCGGAGCCCGCCCAAGTTCACCGTGCAGGACGTGTTCAGCGCCGGAGCTGCTGATCATGGTGGTGATCTGGAGGACGGCTTCATCACCATCCATCTTTGCAGGGAGACGCTATACATGGATCACTGGTACAGCATCACCTTCAACAGGGCCGTCTCCGAGAATGCGAGGCCCTGGTGCCAAACAAAAAATTAG
- the LOC112890191 gene encoding GATA transcription factor 20-like isoform X1 gives MSHHDGSKPYQPRRGPERAPQPADEVAAPPPAAVAPAVDHLAAVAAEAEALNRYTEHQHQQQQQQLQGHEQVGEEEEDEDEEEDEMEDDEDEQEGQDGAVGGEHVPMDADAAAAAAAAAAAAGAQMDPHAAMVPGAVPPMAPNQLTLSFQGEVYVFDSVSPDKVQAVLLLLGGRELNNAGLANAASSSGAYNKRLNFPHRVASLMRFREKRKERNFDKKIRYTVRKEVALRMQRNRGQFTSSKPKPDEIAASEMATADGSPNWGSVEGRPPSAAECHHCGTSATATPMMRRGPDGPRTLCNACGLMWANKGLLRDLSKAPVPLQAVQSAPLLDGGQNGSVIGNPGGGLENPASAMANGHESST, from the exons ATGTCCCACCACGACGGCAGCAAGCCCTACCAGCCGCGCCGGGGTCCCGAGCGGGCCCCGCAGCCGGCGGACGAGGTCGCCgctccgccccccgccgccgtcgccccggcGGTGGACCACCTCGCCGCGGTGGCCGCCGAGGCGGAGGCGCTGAACCGCTACACCGAGCATcagcatcagcagcagcagcagcagcttcagGGGCACGAGCAGGtcggggaggaagaggaggacgaggacgaggaggaagatgagatggaggacgacgaggacgaGCAGGAAGGGCAGGACGGCGCCGTCGGCGGGGAGCACGTCCCCATGGACGCGgatgctgctgccgctgccgcagCGGCCGCGGCTGCTGCCGGCGCTCAGATGGACCCGCACGCGGCGATGGTGCCTGGGGCCGTGCCGCCTATGGCGCCGAACCAGCTCACCCTCTCGTTCCAAGGCGAGGTCTACGTGTTTGATTCCGTCTCACCTGATAAG GTCCAAGCCGTTCTCTTACTGCTTGGAGGAAGGGAGCTGAACAACGCAGGACTGGCCAACGCAGCATCGTCCTCTGGAGCATACAATAAG AGGTTGAATTTTCCTCATCGGGTGGCATCATTGATGAGGTTTAGGGAGAAGCGGAAGGAGCGGAACTTTGATAAGAAGATCCGCTACACTGTAAGGAAGGAAGTTGCACTTAG GATGCAGCGCAATCGAGGTCAGTTTACATCTTCAAAACCAAAGCCTGATGAAATAGCAGCATCAGAAATGGCGACTGCAGATGGCTCCCCAAATTGGGGGTCAGTGGAAGGCCGACCTCCATCTGCTGCCGA ATGCCATCACTGTGGTACTAGTGCAACAGCTACACCTATGATGCGTCGTGGACCTGACGGACCAAGAACGTTATGCAATGCTTGTGGCCTAATGTGGGCAAATAAG GGTCTGCTGAGGGACTTGTCAAAAGCTCCTGTGCCTCTTCAAGCTGTGCAATCAGCGCCTCTTCTAGATGGTGGT CAGAATGGAAGTGTCATAGGGAATCCTGGTGGTGGGCTAGAGAATCCTGCATCAGCGATGGCCAATGGCCATGAGTCATCAACGTGA